In Nitrospirota bacterium, the genomic window CAGAACGTTACATATTATGACCATAGAAGATCCTATAGAGTATTTGTATACGGACAAGAAGAGTCTGATAAACCAGCGGGAGATACGTCAGGATGCAGAATCCTTCGCTTCTGCACTGAGGAGTGCATTAAGGCAGGACCCCGATGTAATACTTGTCGGGGAGATGAGGGACTTTGAGACGATATCTACCGCAATTACAGCGGCTGAGACAGGACATCTCGTACTGAGCACCCTCCATACTGTAGACTCGGTAGAGACTATAAACAGGATCATCGGCATTTTTCCGCAATATCAGCAAAAGCAGATACGGTTTCAGCTCTCCTCTGTTCTTAAAGGCGTGGTTTCTATGAGGCTTGTGCCACGGGCCGATGGGATGGGGAGAGTCCCCGCAGTCGAGGTAATGGTCGCTACAGCAACAATTCGCGAATGTATATTGGACCCAGACAGGACAAGGAAGATACATGATGTTATAGCCGCCGGCGCCTCTCATTACGGTATGCAGACCTTTGACCAGTCTCTCTATAAGCTATATACGGAAAATCTGATTACTTTTGATGAGGCAGTAGTGCGCTGTAACAATCCGGATGATTTTGCATTGAAGGTGAAAGGTGTCCAGTCGGATAGTGACACGAAATGGGTAAAGTAAGGTACATGAAAATAATCCCCCTTAATCCCCCTTTTTCAAAGGGGGAAATTAGTCACCGCACTTTAGAAAAGGGGGGCAGGGGGGATTTGAAAGGCTATTTTCGGATGAACCTTGATGAGAGCAGAAAGGCGAGAGATGCTGCCCTACGGCTGCTCGGATTATGTGACAGGAGTAAGAAGGATCTGACAGAGAGATTGATCAGGAAAGGTTTTTCAGCAGCAATAGCAGAGGCTGTCGCTGATGAAATGGAGTCCCTCGGGTACATTGATGACCGCCGGTTTGCCGAGAGGTTTGCTTCAGACGCTGTTAACAGAAGAGATGCTGGTCCGCAGATGATAAGCTCAGGATTGCAGAAAAAAGGGATAGCAAGAGACATAATTGACGATATCCTCATGAAGGTATCAAATGACTATGCACAGGCTGATATAGCCCGGAGGGCCCTTGGCAGGAGGTTGAGGATCGGGAGTGTCCCAAGGGAAAGGGCTGAGATCAGGAGGCTGTCAGATTACCTTAGACGAAGAGGTTTCTCATATGATATTATTAGAGGTGTTTTAAAGGGGATAGAACAGGATGACAACATCAGCTGAAATCAGAAGCTCATTTTTTGAATACTTTGGGAAGAATGATCATACAGTTGTTACAAGTTCTTCTCTTATCCCTCAGAATGATCCGACGCTCCTTTTTACAAATGCCGGAATGGTTCAGTTTAAAAGGGTGTTTACAGGTGAGGAAGAGAGAAGTTACAAACGGGCAGTCTCAATACAGAAGTGTCTGAGGGCAGGAGGAAAGCATAATGACCTTGAGAATGTCGGATTTACCTCAAGACACCATACCTTCTTTGAGATGCTCGGAAATTTCTCATTCGGCGACTATTTCAAGAAAGAGGCTATCGGGTTGAGTTGGGAGTTTCTAACCCGGGTCCTCGGATTACCCGCAGAGAAACTTTGGGTCTCCGTGTATAAGAATGATGATGATGCTTATGACCTATGGCAGAAGAAGATCGGTTTTCCACGGGAGAGGCTCGTTCGTCTTGCTGAGAAGGATAATTTCTGGCAGATGGGGGATACCGGTCCATGTGGCCCATGTTCCGAAATAATTATTGACCAGGGGTCTGGTACCGGATGCGGCAGACCTGAATGCGCTGTAGGTTGTGACTGTGACAGATATCTTGAACTCTGGAATTTAGTGTTTATGCAATATGAGAAAAAGGCGTCAGGAGAACTTACTCCCCTCCCAAGTCCGTCCATTGATACCGGTATGGGGCTTGAGCGAATAAGCGCTGTGGTACAGGGTGTAAAGAGTAACTATGATTCTGACCTGTTTATGCCTCTTATTACTGCAATTGCAGGGAATGCCTCTGTATCCTATGACTCTTCACACAACGTTTCAATAAGGGTCATTGCAGATCACATAAGGGCTGCGGCTTTTCTGATCAGCGATGGGGTTATGCCATCCAATGAAGGACGAGGATATGTACTGAGAAGGATAATCAGGCGAGGAGCAAGGCATGCGAGGCTTATTGGTATCCATGAACCATTTTTGTTCAAAAACGTTGGATATGTCATTGAGCTGATGAAAGGACACTATCCGGAACTTTATATGAACAGGGAGATTATCTCAACTGTCACGCACAGGGAGGAAGAGGGCTTTATCAACACACTTGAACAAGGGATGAAGATCCTTGATGATGTAATCATAAAGGTTAAAGAAAGAGGGACAAAGACCATACCCGGGGAGATACTATTTAAGCTGTATGATACCTATGGGTTCCCTCTGGATATTACGGCAGAAATTGCACGGGAACACGAACTGGTTCTTGATGACGCCGGTTTTCAGAATGAGATGGAAACCCAGAGGGAACGTGCAAGGCGCGCCTGGGTAGGGCAGGAAAAGATAAAACCAGCTTACCAGGCCCTTAAGTCAGTGGTCACAACCAAGTTTACTGGTTATGACCTGATTGAATCAACCGGTCAGGTGGCAGCCATAATAAAAGACGGTGTTAATGTCGAAAGGGCGGCCGCGGGAGATGAGATAGAGGTTGTATTTGAAAAGACCCCCTTCTATGGAGAGTCAGGCGGTCAGGCAGGTGATAAAGGTGTTGGAATAGGGCCGGAAGGAGGCATAGAAATCACTGATACTATAAAAGCGCTCGATATCATTGTCAGCAAGGCAAAGGTAAATAACGGGTCTATTATGGTCGGAGAAGAGTGGGTACTGAAGGTGAACAATGGGCTGCGGAGAGGCATTGCGAGGAGCCATACTGCAACTCATATGCTTCAGGCTGCGTTGAAGCAGATTCTTGGCGGACATGTTAAGCAGGCCGGCTCGCTCGTGGAACCGGACAGACTGCGCTTTGATTTTACACACTTTAAACCGTTATCTGCAGGTGAGATCGGTGATGTCGAGGGGGTATTAAACGAGAAAATCAGGGATAATCTGCCGGTTACTACTGATGTTATGGATATTGACAACGCACTAAAGGGTGGCGCTACAGCTCTTTTTGGAGAGAAATACAGCGATCAGGTCAGGGTCGTTCAGGTTCAGGATTTCAGTAAGGAGCTTTGCGGCGGGACACACTGTAAGGCAACTGGTGAAATAGGTTTAATAAAGATAATTTCAGAGAGCGGGATAGCTTCCGGTGTCAGGAGAATAGAGGCATTTACAGGCGAGGCAGCCCTGAAATATTTAAAAGAGACAGAGAACATATTCGGGGAGATTTGTGATGCAGTAAAGGCAACTCGTGAAGATGCTTGCGCAAAGGCAGATCGGCTGATATCCACTATCAGGGAGCAGGAAAAAGAAATGTCGCGGTTGAAGGATATGCTTGCGTCATCCAGGGCAAAGGATGTGGCATCTGATATCCTCGAAGTTGCCGGCATCAAATTGTTATCGAAAAAGATAGATGGAATGAGTATAGATGAATTGAGGAAATTTGGTGA contains:
- a CDS encoding type IV pilus twitching motility protein PilT, with the translated sequence MDINQLLKTVVGLNASDLHIKVGSFPVVRINGDLKPIEGVGKFTQEIASVIASVLMSDSQKIRFEEKKEVDFSYSVSGLGRFRVNVFKQRGSIGMVFRVIQEKTVTVAELGLPKILEKLSLEPRGLILVTGTSGSGKSTTLAAMIEYINMHRTLHIMTIEDPIEYLYTDKKSLINQREIRQDAESFASALRSALRQDPDVILVGEMRDFETISTAITAAETGHLVLSTLHTVDSVETINRIIGIFPQYQQKQIRFQLSSVLKGVVSMRLVPRADGMGRVPAVEVMVATATIRECILDPDRTRKIHDVIAAGASHYGMQTFDQSLYKLYTENLITFDEAVVRCNNPDDFALKVKGVQSDSDTKWVK
- the alaS gene encoding alanine--tRNA ligase, with the translated sequence MTTSAEIRSSFFEYFGKNDHTVVTSSSLIPQNDPTLLFTNAGMVQFKRVFTGEEERSYKRAVSIQKCLRAGGKHNDLENVGFTSRHHTFFEMLGNFSFGDYFKKEAIGLSWEFLTRVLGLPAEKLWVSVYKNDDDAYDLWQKKIGFPRERLVRLAEKDNFWQMGDTGPCGPCSEIIIDQGSGTGCGRPECAVGCDCDRYLELWNLVFMQYEKKASGELTPLPSPSIDTGMGLERISAVVQGVKSNYDSDLFMPLITAIAGNASVSYDSSHNVSIRVIADHIRAAAFLISDGVMPSNEGRGYVLRRIIRRGARHARLIGIHEPFLFKNVGYVIELMKGHYPELYMNREIISTVTHREEEGFINTLEQGMKILDDVIIKVKERGTKTIPGEILFKLYDTYGFPLDITAEIAREHELVLDDAGFQNEMETQRERARRAWVGQEKIKPAYQALKSVVTTKFTGYDLIESTGQVAAIIKDGVNVERAAAGDEIEVVFEKTPFYGESGGQAGDKGVGIGPEGGIEITDTIKALDIIVSKAKVNNGSIMVGEEWVLKVNNGLRRGIARSHTATHMLQAALKQILGGHVKQAGSLVEPDRLRFDFTHFKPLSAGEIGDVEGVLNEKIRDNLPVTTDVMDIDNALKGGATALFGEKYSDQVRVVQVQDFSKELCGGTHCKATGEIGLIKIISESGIASGVRRIEAFTGEAALKYLKETENIFGEICDAVKATREDACAKADRLISTIREQEKEMSRLKDMLASSRAKDVASDILEVAGIKLLSKKIDGMSIDELRKFGDSMRSRIGSGIISVGAEVDGKAAILIMVTEDLTNKFSARDIMNEIAGLVDGRGGGRPEMAQAGGKRPEGLQEALNKVVEVIEKMSKNKEVYHA
- a CDS encoding regulatory protein RecX, coding for MKGYFRMNLDESRKARDAALRLLGLCDRSKKDLTERLIRKGFSAAIAEAVADEMESLGYIDDRRFAERFASDAVNRRDAGPQMISSGLQKKGIARDIIDDILMKVSNDYAQADIARRALGRRLRIGSVPRERAEIRRLSDYLRRRGFSYDIIRGVLKGIEQDDNIS